The following proteins come from a genomic window of Spirochaetaceae bacterium:
- a CDS encoding Uma2 family endonuclease — protein MSNAINLERYYTIEDYFNLYEDGLCAELELGKLFMSPSPVGSHSKMCHHLNLQLGNYFWQKKCEVFTEFDVRLFADEDTICRPDLLVLCDPSKYSERCITGDPDFVVEIGSFGTLKRDLGQKRLNYERAGVREYWVVENPYLVHTFVLGGDGNFAEQVYRNETAVKVQIFADLTIDFTPLQRGMFGG, from the coding sequence ATGAGTAATGCTATTAACCTCGAACGTTATTACACGATAGAAGATTACTTCAATTTATATGAAGATGGCCTTTGTGCCGAGCTTGAACTGGGCAAACTTTTTATGTCGCCGTCCCCGGTGGGTAGTCATTCTAAAATGTGTCATCATTTAAATTTGCAGTTAGGTAATTATTTTTGGCAAAAAAAGTGTGAAGTTTTTACCGAGTTTGATGTAAGGCTGTTTGCCGATGAAGACACCATTTGCCGTCCCGATTTGTTGGTATTATGCGACCCTAGTAAATACAGCGAACGCTGTATTACGGGTGACCCCGATTTTGTTGTTGAAATTGGTTCGTTTGGCACACTAAAACGTGATTTGGGCCAAAAACGCCTTAACTACGAACGAGCGGGTGTACGCGAATATTGGGTTGTAGAAAACCCCTACCTTGTACATACTTTTGTACTGGGGGGTGACGGCAACTTTGCCGAGCAGGTTTACCGCAATGAAACCGCTGTAAAGGTGCAAATTTTTGCTGATTTAACCATCGATTTTACCCCGCTACAAAGAGGTATGTTTGGCGGGTAA
- a CDS encoding toprim domain-containing protein encodes MTKPTANYNEEAIKTLSPLEHIRLRSGMYIGRLGDGSNIDDGIYVLLKEIIDNAIDEYIMGNGRQVDIVIQDKKVSVRDYGRGIPLGKVIDCVSVINTGAKYNDEVFQFSVGLNGVGTKAVNALSSHFLVRSMRDGQYFEAVFSQGKLLKQNEGKSAEVNGVYVEFIPDEEIFGTYSFNFDFIKQRLFSYACLNKGLALIFNEEKFYSENGLYDFLVREVGSDVQYPIVYYRSVSLEFALSHTSEGYGESFFSFVNGQYTSDGGTHLSAFKEGLIKGVNDYYKSSFNSGDLREGMACAMAIKIKDPIFESQTKNKLGNNDIKGPLVAETKAAIEDFLHKNKATADKLREKILQNERLRKELNDVKKEARAAAKRVSLNIPKLKDCHHHIGDKLGEESSIFITEGNSAAGSLGKKRNPLTQAVYGLRGKPWNCYGYPQSSIYRNEELFNLMMALGIEGEVANLRYNKIIVATDADFDGYHIRNLLLTFFLSYFEELIITGKIFILETPLFRVTKGKEQIYCYNEKEKEAALKKVKNGVVTRFKGLGEISPDEFGPFIGSDMRLIPVTIESLKNTKEILNFYMGNNTPNRRDYIMANLIDDVG; translated from the coding sequence ATGACAAAACCAACCGCAAATTACAACGAAGAAGCCATCAAAACCCTTTCACCGCTAGAGCATATCCGCCTGCGCAGCGGTATGTACATTGGCAGGCTAGGCGACGGCAGCAATATTGATGACGGCATTTATGTGCTGCTTAAAGAGATAATTGATAACGCCATCGATGAATATATTATGGGCAATGGCCGGCAAGTAGATATAGTTATACAAGATAAAAAAGTTAGCGTGCGCGACTACGGGCGCGGTATCCCGTTAGGCAAGGTGATTGATTGTGTGAGCGTGATTAACACCGGCGCTAAATATAACGATGAAGTTTTCCAGTTTTCGGTGGGGCTTAATGGGGTAGGCACAAAGGCCGTTAATGCCCTTTCCAGCCACTTTTTGGTACGCAGCATGCGTGATGGCCAATATTTTGAGGCGGTATTTAGTCAAGGCAAACTTTTAAAGCAAAACGAAGGCAAAAGCGCTGAAGTTAATGGTGTTTATGTGGAATTTATCCCCGATGAAGAAATCTTTGGTACTTACAGCTTTAATTTCGATTTTATTAAGCAAAGGCTCTTTAGTTATGCCTGTTTAAATAAAGGGCTAGCCCTAATTTTTAATGAAGAAAAATTTTACAGTGAAAATGGTCTGTACGATTTTTTAGTGCGTGAGGTAGGCAGTGATGTGCAGTACCCTATCGTTTACTACCGTTCGGTCAGCCTAGAATTTGCCTTAAGCCACACCAGCGAGGGGTATGGTGAAAGCTTCTTTAGCTTTGTGAATGGCCAATACACCAGCGATGGCGGTACTCATTTATCGGCCTTTAAAGAGGGGCTGATTAAAGGAGTAAACGATTATTATAAAAGCAGCTTTAATAGCGGCGATTTACGTGAGGGTATGGCCTGTGCAATGGCCATTAAAATTAAAGACCCTATCTTTGAGAGCCAAACTAAAAATAAGCTGGGCAATAACGATATTAAAGGGCCGCTAGTGGCCGAAACTAAGGCGGCTATCGAAGATTTTTTGCATAAAAATAAAGCTACCGCCGATAAATTGCGCGAAAAAATCTTGCAAAATGAACGGCTGCGTAAAGAGCTTAACGATGTTAAAAAAGAGGCGAGGGCGGCGGCCAAACGTGTATCGTTAAATATTCCTAAGTTAAAAGATTGTCATCACCATATTGGTGATAAACTGGGCGAAGAGAGCAGTATCTTTATCACCGAAGGTAACAGCGCCGCCGGCAGTTTAGGCAAAAAGCGTAACCCTCTAACACAAGCCGTTTATGGCCTGCGCGGTAAGCCGTGGAACTGTTACGGCTATCCGCAGTCATCTATCTATCGTAACGAAGAGCTCTTTAACCTAATGATGGCGCTGGGCATTGAAGGCGAGGTAGCCAACCTGCGTTACAACAAAATTATTGTGGCCACCGATGCCGACTTTGATGGCTACCATATTAGAAACTTACTTTTAACTTTTTTCTTAAGCTACTTTGAAGAGTTGATTATTACCGGGAAAATTTTTATTTTAGAAACACCTCTCTTTAGGGTAACCAAAGGTAAGGAGCAAATTTATTGTTATAACGAAAAAGAAAAAGAAGCAGCTTTAAAAAAGGTGAAAAATGGCGTAGTAACCCGCTTTAAAGGGCTTGGCGAAATTAGCCCCGATGAATTTGGCCCCTTTATTGGCAGCGATATGCGTTTAATACCGGTAACGATAGAGAGCCTTAAAAATACCAAAGAAATTTTAAATTTTTATATGGGTAACAATACCCCTAACCGCCGAGATTATATTATGGCTAATTTGATAGATGATGTGGGGTAA
- a CDS encoding type II toxin-antitoxin system RelB/DinJ family antitoxin, translating to MAEVAVQFTMDAELKKRMEQTCKDMGLNLATAFTMFAVKVTQDRRIPFEVEAELDPFYSEENMARLRKMVEDVDAGRTKLTEHELILVDEYPLI from the coding sequence ATGGCAGAAGTGGCAGTACAATTTACAATGGACGCAGAGTTAAAAAAGCGTATGGAGCAAACCTGTAAAGATATGGGGCTTAACCTAGCTACAGCTTTTACCATGTTTGCCGTTAAAGTTACGCAAGATAGGCGCATTCCTTTTGAAGTAGAGGCAGAACTAGACCCGTTTTATAGTGAAGAAAATATGGCAAGATTACGCAAAATGGTTGAAGATGTAGACGCAGGAAGAACAAAACTTACAGAGCATGAACTTATTTTGGTAGACGAATATCCTTTAATCTAA
- a CDS encoding Uma2 family endonuclease has translation MSSLLNAEPYYTIEDYYAIEDGGRYELYKGTLYAMASPNRQHQKISFELSRQIGNHLVDKTCEGYADLDTQLFEDEDTIVRPDLLVVCDENKFKGNGVVGAPDFIIEIASESTSGIDILRKRMLYERAGVKEYWIIIDKNTVITYRLNNNGRFEEEAYSGEKLVIPVKILKGLELNFENC, from the coding sequence ATGAGCAGTTTATTAAATGCAGAACCCTATTATACTATAGAAGATTATTATGCCATAGAAGATGGCGGCCGTTATGAACTTTATAAAGGTACGCTTTATGCGATGGCTTCGCCTAATCGCCAGCATCAAAAAATTTCCTTTGAGCTAAGCAGACAAATTGGAAACCATCTTGTAGACAAAACTTGTGAAGGTTATGCCGACCTAGACACTCAGCTCTTTGAAGATGAAGATACCATTGTTAGGCCCGATTTATTAGTTGTGTGTGATGAAAATAAATTTAAAGGTAACGGTGTAGTTGGCGCCCCAGACTTTATTATTGAAATCGCCTCTGAAAGTACAAGCGGTATAGATATACTGAGAAAACGTATGCTTTACGAGCGAGCCGGCGTAAAAGAGTATTGGATTATCATCGATAAAAATACTGTTATTACTTATAGGCTTAACAATAATGGCCGCTTTGAGGAAGAGGCTTATAGCGGTGAAAAACTGGTTATACCCGTCAAAATCCTTAAAGGCTTAGAGTTAAATTTTGAAAACTGTTAA